The proteins below are encoded in one region of Peptoniphilus sp. GNH:
- a CDS encoding MoxR family ATPase, with amino-acid sequence MKTLYNLTLDPLCENALDNFLKENEKDCYLNSDSELTFLGDDIWQEAISAILAGKNLLLVGEKSTGKNVLALNLAKLFQRPVYNVSININTDSESLLGCDSFKNSQVFFRPGPVSLAAQKGGFLILDEINMAKNEALSVLHASLDHRRKIDIPGYDSIKIHPACRFIATMNEDYAGTRPLNEALLSRFVVIRLPIISRENLIELITSRHKNMMAGFLEEIANIFSDILTKYQAGEISSNALDIRGLLYSLDMIEVGLNPFDALKLGLINKSFDHFERTLLEDLIKVRISSKMSFSDVLKAK; translated from the coding sequence ATGAAAACTCTTTATAATTTGACGCTTGACCCTTTATGTGAAAATGCTCTTGACAATTTTTTAAAAGAGAATGAGAAAGATTGCTATCTAAATTCTGATTCAGAGCTTACTTTTTTAGGAGATGATATTTGGCAAGAGGCTATTTCTGCTATTCTAGCAGGTAAAAACCTTCTTTTAGTAGGTGAAAAATCAACTGGTAAAAATGTTTTAGCTTTAAATTTAGCAAAACTTTTTCAAAGGCCTGTGTATAATGTATCGATAAATATAAACACAGACTCCGAATCCTTGTTAGGATGCGACTCTTTTAAAAATAGTCAGGTCTTTTTTAGACCAGGCCCTGTCAGCCTAGCTGCTCAAAAAGGCGGATTTCTTATTTTAGATGAAATAAATATGGCAAAAAATGAAGCCCTTTCAGTCTTGCACGCAAGTCTTGACCATAGAAGGAAAATAGACATACCAGGATATGACAGTATAAAAATCCATCCAGCTTGTAGATTTATAGCTACAATGAATGAAGATTACGCTGGCACAAGACCTCTTAACGAGGCTCTTTTGTCTAGATTTGTAGTTATTCGCCTACCTATAATAAGCAGAGAAAATCTCATTGAACTTATAACTTCACGCCACAAAAATATGATGGCAGGTTTTTTGGAAGAAATTGCAAATATATTTTCTGATATTTTAACAAAATATCAAGCTGGAGAAATTTCATCCAATGCCCTAGATATACGAGGATTGCTCTATTCTCTTGATATGATTGAAGTTGGTCTTAATCCTTTTGACGCTCTAAAACTTGGGCTTATAAATAAATCTTTCGACCACTTTGAGAGGACTCTTTTAGAAGATCTTATAAAAGTTAGAATTTCTTCAAAGATGAGTTTTTCGGATGTTCTAAAGGCTAAATAA
- a CDS encoding carbon starvation protein A — translation MLALLMIVGAIVLFFIAYQTYGRFLSNAWGLDGETPTPAHTKEDGVDFVPTKPGVLLGHHFASIAGAGPINGPIIAATFGWVPVLLWIVIGGIFFGGVHDFGSLTASIKHDGKSIGTIVADYMGNTGKVLFSAFAWLTLILVVAAFTSIVASTFAKAPAAASASILFMIEAIIFGYFVYRRGVNLGIATVIGVIVLFASIYLGSLIPVQLSATTWTVILAIYIFVASTAPVWILLQPRDYLNSFLLYAMMAGSFVGVVIARPEIKFTTFSGFKLVAANGSVKYLFPTLFITVACGAISGFHSLVGSGTTSKQIDKEKDARLIGYGGMLIECALAVVALITAAYLTQDKYAEIMTKGGGPTVLFAQGVADFMNKFGIPVNAGVNFVTLAISAFALTSLDTATRLARFIFQEFFEKNNGEGQQSILTNMWVSTTITVVIGSALAIKGYALIWPIFGSANQLLAALALLGVATWLKCTGKNYSMIVIPMIFMFCATLSALVIETKNYYIKAMADGGAGNYIMTVLPIVLFILALVLAVLGFKTLTRHQDGPIRH, via the coding sequence ATGTTAGCATTATTAATGATTGTTGGGGCGATTGTATTATTTTTTATTGCCTACCAAACATACGGACGTTTTTTATCAAATGCTTGGGGACTTGATGGAGAAACTCCTACACCCGCTCACACTAAAGAAGACGGTGTAGACTTTGTGCCTACAAAACCTGGCGTTTTGCTTGGCCACCATTTCGCATCTATTGCCGGCGCAGGCCCAATCAATGGACCTATCATCGCTGCAACATTTGGATGGGTTCCAGTTCTTCTATGGATTGTAATAGGTGGTATATTCTTCGGTGGTGTACACGACTTCGGTTCACTTACTGCATCTATCAAACATGATGGTAAATCTATAGGAACTATCGTAGCTGATTATATGGGTAACACAGGTAAAGTTCTTTTCTCAGCTTTTGCTTGGCTTACTCTAATCTTGGTTGTAGCTGCATTTACATCAATAGTAGCTTCAACATTTGCTAAGGCTCCAGCAGCAGCTTCTGCATCTATCTTATTTATGATTGAAGCTATTATCTTTGGATATTTTGTATACAGAAGAGGCGTAAACCTTGGCATCGCAACTGTTATCGGTGTTATAGTTCTATTTGCAAGTATTTATTTAGGAAGTCTAATCCCTGTGCAACTTTCAGCAACAACTTGGACAGTTATATTAGCAATTTATATTTTCGTTGCTTCTACTGCACCAGTTTGGATTCTACTTCAACCAAGAGACTACTTGAACTCTTTCTTGCTATATGCAATGATGGCAGGATCTTTTGTAGGTGTTGTTATAGCAAGACCTGAAATTAAGTTCACTACTTTCTCAGGATTTAAGCTTGTAGCAGCAAATGGATCAGTTAAGTATTTGTTCCCAACTCTATTTATCACAGTTGCTTGTGGTGCTATTTCAGGTTTCCACTCTCTAGTAGGTTCAGGAACAACTTCTAAGCAAATTGATAAAGAAAAAGATGCAAGACTAATCGGTTATGGTGGTATGTTAATAGAATGTGCTCTTGCAGTAGTTGCTCTTATAACAGCAGCTTATTTGACTCAAGACAAGTATGCAGAAATCATGACTAAGGGCGGTGGACCTACAGTTCTATTTGCTCAAGGTGTTGCTGACTTTATGAATAAGTTTGGTATTCCTGTTAATGCAGGTGTAAATTTTGTAACTCTTGCAATTTCAGCTTTCGCTCTTACATCACTAGACACAGCTACTAGACTTGCAAGATTTATTTTCCAAGAATTCTTCGAAAAGAACAATGGAGAAGGACAACAATCTATCCTTACTAATATGTGGGTATCTACAACTATTACTGTTGTAATCGGTTCAGCTCTTGCTATTAAGGGATACGCTTTGATTTGGCCTATATTCGGTTCTGCAAACCAACTTCTTGCAGCTCTTGCTTTGCTAGGTGTTGCAACTTGGTTAAAGTGCACAGGAAAGAATTACAGCATGATAGTTATACCTATGATCTTCATGTTCTGTGCAACTCTTTCAGCACTTGTAATTGAAACAAAGAACTACTACATCAAAGCCATGGCTGATGGCGGTGCAGGAAACTATATAATGACTGTACTTCCTATCGTTCTATTTATCCTTGCTCTTGTACTTGCAGTTTTAGGATTCAAGACTCTTACAAGACATCAAGATGGACCAATAAGACACTGA
- a CDS encoding HAMP domain-containing histidine kinase, producing the protein MENNRKVYSIWILIFITALGAACSYFLGASGKSVFSRNKRDLYGVGKLLYSCISNSLYDNEYSNVDDKFFSYAIRSYKKDRIKSSENSEDNSKYSVRYLSNLSLGQSFNPQDLNLNGNQYFLKGFYRNGRLKFTDEAKQDSPVDSALKQIVKDVMHWELNDDDGKIESINFCFAIDRDSATYASCLKNLTVFLPTMENMIISLFVCFIISGFFAIFENYDRLRNSKFYKNFYKIPIELVIFLIFVWLMVAGLVETLFYSYTKILWILFVAYFFMSFTMNLASYYLCGFIKSLILEGKQAYPLRGSLLVKLFSFDISRTNKKYLILALCGLEFLGFLASIEVVKMEYFYFIFFIWTIFLVAVYFALVGYAKEFNELVNFSEKVGSGDYSEKIESKRFKRMANNLNSISGNLDLAVKDAIKSERLKSELITNVSHDLKTPLTSILNYSDLLIKGGLNDKDRDEYTQIVFKKSMKLKKLIDDLFEASKINTRNVDLHLEELDLVELTKQALGEWEDKFSQKGFDLITDYGLNSVILQLDGTKTFRILENIFSNIYKYGLENTRVYTGIYEKDGFAVLEVKNISKFALNVSSEELIKRFARGDCSRNTEGSGLGLSIAKSLSEIQGGEFDIYIDGDLFKSIIKFKIK; encoded by the coding sequence ATGGAAAATAATAGGAAGGTTTATAGTATTTGGATTTTGATTTTCATAACTGCTTTGGGAGCTGCCTGTTCTTATTTTTTAGGGGCAAGTGGGAAAAGTGTTTTTTCTCGCAATAAGAGGGACTTGTATGGGGTTGGCAAACTTTTGTATTCTTGTATTTCAAACTCCTTGTATGACAATGAGTATTCGAATGTAGATGATAAGTTCTTTTCTTATGCTATAAGAAGTTATAAAAAGGACAGGATTAAATCGTCTGAAAACTCTGAAGATAATTCAAAATATTCTGTTAGATATTTGAGCAATTTAAGCTTGGGACAAAGTTTTAATCCTCAAGACTTAAACTTGAATGGAAATCAATATTTTTTAAAGGGATTTTATAGAAATGGAAGATTGAAATTCACAGATGAGGCAAAACAAGATTCTCCTGTTGATAGTGCCCTAAAACAGATTGTAAAAGATGTTATGCACTGGGAACTAAATGACGATGACGGTAAAATTGAGTCTATAAATTTTTGTTTCGCAATTGATAGGGATAGTGCAACTTATGCTTCGTGTCTTAAAAATTTGACTGTATTTTTACCAACTATGGAGAATATGATAATAAGCCTGTTTGTGTGCTTTATCATAAGTGGATTTTTTGCCATATTTGAAAATTATGATCGATTAAGAAATTCTAAATTTTATAAAAACTTTTACAAGATTCCCATTGAGCTAGTGATTTTTTTAATTTTTGTATGGCTTATGGTGGCCGGGCTTGTGGAGACCTTATTTTATTCATATACAAAAATTTTATGGATTTTGTTTGTAGCTTATTTCTTCATGTCTTTTACTATGAATCTTGCTTCATATTATTTGTGCGGATTTATAAAGAGTCTTATTTTGGAGGGAAAACAAGCCTATCCACTTAGAGGCAGTCTGCTAGTTAAACTTTTTAGTTTTGATATTTCAAGGACAAATAAAAAATATTTGATTCTTGCTCTTTGTGGACTTGAATTTTTAGGATTTTTGGCATCTATTGAGGTTGTGAAGATGGAATATTTTTATTTCATATTTTTTATTTGGACAATATTTTTGGTCGCTGTTTATTTTGCCCTTGTAGGTTATGCAAAAGAGTTCAATGAGTTGGTAAATTTTAGTGAGAAGGTTGGCTCGGGTGATTATTCCGAAAAGATTGAAAGCAAAAGGTTCAAAAGAATGGCTAATAATTTAAATTCAATCTCTGGAAATCTTGATTTGGCTGTAAAAGATGCGATAAAAAGTGAAAGACTGAAATCTGAGCTTATTACAAATGTGAGCCATGATTTAAAGACTCCCTTGACCTCTATTTTAAATTATTCAGATCTTTTAATAAAAGGTGGATTAAATGATAAGGATAGAGATGAATATACGCAGATTGTATTTAAAAAATCTATGAAACTTAAAAAGTTGATTGATGATCTTTTTGAAGCATCAAAGATAAACACTAGAAATGTGGATCTTCATTTGGAAGAACTAGATTTGGTCGAGCTTACAAAACAAGCTCTTGGCGAGTGGGAAGATAAATTTTCACAAAAAGGGTTTGACCTAATCACAGATTATGGTTTGAATTCTGTGATTTTGCAACTTGACGGTACAAAAACTTTTAGAATATTAGAAAATATTTTCTCAAACATATATAAATATGGATTGGAAAACACTCGTGTCTACACTGGAATTTACGAGAAGGATGGATTTGCAGTATTAGAAGTAAAAAATATTTCTAAGTTTGCCCTAAATGTTTCTTCTGAAGAGCTAATCAAGCGCTTCGCAAGAGGGGATTGTTCAAGGAATACGGAAGGATCTGGCTTGGGACTTTCAATTGCAAAATCTCTGTCAGAAATTCAAGGCGGAGAGTTTGATATTTATATTGATGGCGACTTGTTTAAGTCGATTATTAAATTTAAAATTAAATAA
- a CDS encoding response regulator transcription factor gives MDNVYKILVCEDDESILRSIDIYLKQDGYSTILARNGKEALELFSSNDVDLVIMDLMMPIVSGEEAIFEIRKYSFVPLIILSAKAEDYDKVMGLNIGADDYITKPFNPLELLARVRSSIRRFYNYRPGKFSDDEIVIGSIRLSKTEKAVYVDDINAELTGLEYKILELLMSSPGRVFSSDEIYERVWNEPVIDAKTVTVHIRRIREKIEVNPKLPKYLKVVWGLGYKFASKEEIGYGK, from the coding sequence ATGGATAATGTTTACAAGATTTTAGTTTGTGAAGATGATGAGTCTATTTTAAGGTCTATAGATATATATTTAAAACAGGACGGATATTCTACTATCCTAGCGAGAAATGGCAAGGAGGCTCTGGAGCTTTTTTCGTCAAATGATGTAGATCTGGTTATTATGGATTTGATGATGCCAATTGTCTCTGGCGAGGAGGCGATTTTTGAGATTCGCAAGTATTCTTTTGTTCCTCTTATTATTCTTTCTGCTAAGGCGGAAGACTATGACAAGGTCATGGGTTTAAATATCGGGGCTGATGATTATATCACTAAACCGTTTAATCCCTTGGAGTTGCTTGCAAGGGTCAGATCGTCTATTAGGAGGTTTTATAATTACAGACCTGGCAAATTTTCTGATGATGAAATTGTGATTGGTTCTATAAGACTTTCTAAGACAGAAAAGGCTGTTTATGTGGATGATATTAATGCAGAGCTAACCGGTCTTGAATACAAAATTTTAGAGCTTTTGATGTCAAGTCCTGGTAGGGTTTTTTCAAGTGATGAGATTTATGAGAGGGTTTGGAATGAGCCTGTCATTGATGCTAAGACTGTTACTGTTCACATTAGAAGAATTAGAGAAAAGATAGAGGTAAATCCTAAGCTACCCAAATATTTAAAAGTTGTATGGGGGCTTGGATATAAGTTTGCAAGTAAGGAGGAGATAGGTTATGGAAAATAA